DNA from Drosophila busckii strain San Diego stock center, stock number 13000-0081.31 chromosome 2R, ASM1175060v1, whole genome shotgun sequence:
CATTACTTTTATCTCTGCTGGGCCATGATTAATATTATGAGCGCTTTGTCACCAGCAACTGAAACAAAAGGCATATTGTTATCCAAAAAACAAACGTTCGAAATTAtctatgcataataaaaattaagcaaaatgaTTAGTAGGTGTATGAAATGCTGTTGCTAATGATCACAGTAGTCTCAAGATAAagttaaatgaataaaatgttttcaagTAAAATAGTTTGTTGGCATAAGCAGAGTTTGGTGCAAGTCTTTGGTATACCCTTTCCATAGCTAGTGTTTATACATAccagaaattaaatattatacaatagttaaaaatatatgccaTAGAGTTGAGTTATTGTCCTATGACAAACACTTCAAAATAAAGATGTTGCttaagcagcaactttttcatattcaaaatgaatattttactTATGTTTGTGTCTTTGCCATTTCGTTGTCTTTAGCGACTGACTACTGTAACAAACTGTATTCAAAACTACTTTgtaatatttgattttcactTTATGAAGAAATGTTATTtagcattgtttataaactcGCTTGCTGCAATTTGATGAAAAATTTCCAAgacgctttggcttttgttaaaCGTTAACAATATTGTATTTGCTAAATAtgtattatgcatatttacagcattaattaattcaaaatcaaaagaTAGTGTGACGTCATAATTGTAAGATTTGTGTATTAAAACTGTGCGGCGTGTGTTGGGCAAAGATTTTCACTCTTGTTTTTATTGGTAACAGCTGAacgagttgttgttgctgctgctgctgctgctgttgaagtaGCCTTTATGTAAGCAatatgttgttattgttgttagtatGTGAATTTGAGGGGAGTGGAattgctgttttgtttatgttattttggctttgcttgtATCCAAATGTATAACTATTAATTGATTTGGCAAGCGGCGAGCCGCGATCAGATCGCTTGACTTGCACAACAGAAAGCAGACGGCTCCGGCCAGTTAGATAGATGCATAACAAGCGCTtcggcttcagcttcagcttcacaTGGCCAGCaactaatttgaattgttttgttgtggATGTTGCGGTTGTTGCATGTGGGCACCAATCAGTAAAAGTGGTTAATGAAAATTGCCGCCCCTACTTGCGGCTCAGTGAGTGCTAATGAAAGCTCTCGCTGTggtgctctgctctgctctgtggcTAATCAAGAGCGAAGCTCTAAcaatggacagcagcagctgcagataCTGTTACAGTTACGAcagctgtggcaagcagcagcagcagcagagaaatGCGGGCAGTGGCCATGACCTCCTCCACTCTCTGATGTAAGAATGCGAATGCGAGAAAATGAGCggcaaatcaacaaaaaatatttatacatatataagagctggggcaacaacaatttcgccaacgttgcaacagcaacagcagcagcagcagcagaggcggcatgacaagtttatttttgatgatgatgctgcttgccacagccAAAAACAGTTGCAGCggttgtggcaagtggcaagtggctgTGCTGCAAGTCTTAACCCCATTGCTaagcaatttaacaaatgatatgcaagcaacaaaatgtcaagCAATATGAAATTGTTATTTGTCAGCTCAGAttgcaaaaatgcaatttgctgttgaaaatttaaataaattcatttacagCATGTACTTCctgtcaatttaatttatttattgaacttGCGTAAAAACGaaagttaattgcatttaatttaatagttattGCTATGTTTTTAAagtgtaaattgtaaaatctGCTGCCTCATTTGCCTCATTGAGTTTTGCActtggcatataaatttagcaaattgaGCGCGTTGACAACATAATTACTTGGAAATATTTCATGCATTGACGTTTAACGGGTTAACCGAAATGCCCcaaaacgcaaaagcaaaagcaaaagggtTTGgccaataaaagcaaaagcgaagcCAAAACATACCGAAGGCATCCAAGCCAGGCGGTGGTTATGCAAGTTGTTGCCATGTTgacgatgttgttgttgttgttgttgttgttgctgttgtcgctgtttaTGTTGTATAAGGCTcaggggcagcagcagcagcagcagcataaacaacgacaacaacaataaacacattGATGGCAAAAGGAATTGCCAATAGGAAGTTCATATCAATGGCAATATTACCATAAGCAAATACAATCAAAATAACGGTTAACGacttaagcagcaacaataacaacagcagcagcagcagcaacaacaagggcGACTAAGCCCTGGGCCAACTGGTCGATCAacttgcatattaatttgattttcgttttaacaaaaatattaaaaaaatataaatttaaacttggcTGGCTGAAGATTTTCACTAAATGTGCATGAAAGTGgagcaaaaccaaaacaaaataacaatgtGACtggagagagagcgagcatcTCGCTCAGCATCGCTCAGCGGGGCTGTTAACAAGTTttgcgaaaaaaataataaagggCGCTCCAGGTGTGAGAGGTCAACACTCTCTCGatcaaacgaaacgaaatgaaatggaaaacGAAACCATGTGGCCTTCAATGGGTCTGGCGTCTAGGCCATGATCTTCgtttctcgctctcgctctctagctgtcgctgccgctgctgctgctgctgctgctggcaacctGTAGATAATCTCACTGGCACTTGCCTTggcgcagtcgcagccgcacTTACATAACCCAgcgccaagccaagccaagccaagtcatCTTGGCTGCGCGCGTATAAAAACACGTTGCCTTGCTAACTGGCGAATCATTTACGGTTTGTCGTTGTCGCCCAGCAGACGACCCAACCAATTGGCAATCCTTTGGCAGCGCACTCAACCCACATAAGCAACATGGCAGCGTACTTTATTGTGAGTCTCCGAGCACCAAGCTCCCAACTAAGACTTGGCTAATTCCACTCTCTCCTCTTTAGCTGAGCATGCTACTGCTCGCCAGCTCGACGACGTGGGGCAAACCCACCTTTGGCAAGGAGCACGTACATATTCGCATTCATCTGCCAGAAGGCGGCGGTGGTGGACATGATCATGGACATAGCGGTGGCGGCGGTGACTTTTCTGCCTACGAGATTCACGATCATGGACATGGAGGacatggcggcggcggcggcggaaTTGGTTACAGTGCAGGTGGCGGCGGAGGCGGTCATGTAAGCACCTTTGCTGTCATTACTGAAAATCACGGCGCCGGCGGAGCTGCGCATGGACACGGCTACAGCgccggcggcggtggcggacATTACTCTAGTGCCCACGACGATTCCAAGATTGCAgccattgcagctgcagctggctcCAGCTCTGGACACGGACACGGctacagcagcggcggcggacATGGATACAGCAGTGGTGGACATGGAGGCGGCAGCGGTGTTGCTCatattgctgcaattgctgccagcTCAGACTCCTCCTCACATGGCGGTTACAGCAGCGGTGGCTACAGCAGCGGAGGCGGCGGCCACGGTGGTGGACACGATGATGCTCAtattgctgccattgctgctgcatctgctgcttcttcttcctccTCACACAGCTCACATGGACATGGCGATGGCGGctatagcagcagctacagtgcGCCCGCCAGCAGCTATGGAGTTCCTGCTGTTACATATGGTGCTCCTGCGCCCAGCTATGGTGCTCCAGCTTCCACTTATGGCGCTCCTGCTGCCACCTATGGTGCTCCTGCCAGCAGCTACGGTGCTCCCGCTAGCGGCGGCTGGACTGGCTCCGGTTCCggctccagctacagctcgAGCTCAAGCGGCGGTTACAGCAGCTATAACAGCGGCGATGTGAGTGGTTATAGCGGCTACAGCGGCGGCGATGCTGGTGGCTCACATGATACCATTGCTgttgcggcagctgctgctggtggctcATCCCACtcgagcggcggcggcggcggtggctaCAATTACGGCCAGTCCTCCGGCGGCTGGTCTTAAGTTTTAAGCATCTTTGGCCATTGGTCGTCTAGTCTATGTTCATGTTCATGGCTTCGTTTACATCATCATCCGCATCTTCATACGTACGCATCTGCATCTGCATTCGCATTCGCTTCccgtatttatataatttgccCATTTCAAATTTAGAGAGGGGAATAACTCTTCTCCCCCCTCTTGCTAACGTTatgttgatgtacaaaataaaatatgtagtgttataatttaaaatcattatGTCGTGTTGTCTAGCCCACGTAGCTACGTGTGGACAGTTATGAGATTATGTCAGACTGGGGTGAAAGTGCGATGGGCtccaaagaaaaaaaataaatacaaagttAGCCCACAGTGGCAATTGAGCGCCATCAAGAGTTCATTGGTGAACATTTATTTGGAACGTAACTTCAACAgctttaaaatacaataagctgtatttaattgtaattgagGGAGTATTAAttgctgaaattaattaaatgatcAATTGTTATGGCAACGATTTTTTTTAGGAGTGCAATTTTCAATGGCTTCTATTTTTGCTTAGCtatagaatttaaatgcaagtgCATACTTCATTAAAAAGCCTATTCTCTACTCTCTTTTATAAATGAAAGAATGTCGTGCCAAAGTTTTTATtcctatttttatatttcagctACCAATTAtccgaaataaataaatcgttagcgtatttttttcaatgacagtcatttttattgtaaaaagctgagttgattttttt
Protein-coding regions in this window:
- the LOC117134704 gene encoding glycine-rich cell wall structural protein 1.8, which encodes MAAYFILSMLLLASSTTWGKPTFGKEHVHIRIHLPEGGGGGHDHGHSGGGGDFSAYEIHDHGHGGHGGGGGGIGYSAGGGGGGHVSTFAVITENHGAGGAAHGHGYSAGGGGGHYSSAHDDSKIAAIAAAAGSSSGHGHGYSSGGGHGYSSGGHGGGSGVAHIAAIAASSDSSSHGGYSSGGYSSGGGGHGGGHDDAHIAAIAAASAASSSSSHSSHGHGDGGYSSSYSAPASSYGVPAVTYGAPAPSYGAPASTYGAPAATYGAPASSYGAPASGGWTGSGSGSSYSSSSSGGYSSYNSGDVSGYSGYSGGDAGGSHDTIAVAAAAAGGSSHSSGGGGGGYNYGQSSGGWS